The following proteins are co-located in the Hevea brasiliensis isolate MT/VB/25A 57/8 chromosome 11, ASM3005281v1, whole genome shotgun sequence genome:
- the LOC110661965 gene encoding uncharacterized protein LOC110661965 has product MGPSHSPLRPVTSPPSSEFSLSKYRVCASFCHKNTSNWIESYDPSNNTWSHLSPIPGLLSNHVLKDFVMVSLADSIYIIGGRLCQKERSPLKSNDDFEELNDVGVEVRSSVLRYNVLLNEWFHCAPMKMPRYYFACTTWENKIYVAGGKSNLASARGTSTAEVYDPILDVWTPLPSMSTLRYKCAGVTFQGKIHVVGGFAVRVDSNKTEPFIMERSSAEVYDVQAGKWDLLARMWQLDIPPNQIVALGGRLFSSGDCLKAWKGHIEAYDGRLNMWDVVDGSHLQTLNSAISTSDANSENWSPRQRLYLTMAPIGTHLYFLAGYRMAGELSRTISMVHIFDTLARSDAWRSFEPVEEDGEKELCSHCCVVQIS; this is encoded by the coding sequence ATGGGTCCCTCCCATTCTCCACTCCGACCAGTAACTTCACCACCTTCATCAGAATTTTCTTTGTCTAAATATAGGGTCTGTGCCTCATTTTGTCACAAGAATACTTCCAATTGGATAGAATCCTATGATCCATCTAACAACACTTGGAGTCATCTCAGTCCAATTCCAGGCCTGCTTAGTAACCATGTCTTGAAGGATTTTGTAATGGTTTCATTAGCCGATTCAATTTACATTATTGGTGGACGATTATGTCAAAAGGAAAGATCACCTCTCAAATCCAATGATGATTTCGAAGAACTTAATGATGTTGGGGTTGAAGTCAGATCATCTGTCCTACGTTACAATGTTCTATTAAATGAATGGTTTCACTGTGCACCCATGAAAATGCCTCGCTATTATTTTGCTTGTACGACAtgggaaaataaaatttatgttgcAGGTGGTAAGTCCAATTTGGCTAGTGCCAGAGGGACTTCGACTGCCGAAGTTTATGATCCAATTCTTGATGTGTGGACTCCTTTACCAAGTATGAGCACGTTAAGGTACAAATGTGCAGGTGTAACATTTCAAGGTAAGATTCATGTGGTCGGAGGGTTTGCAGTGAGAGTGGATTCAAATAAAACGGAGCCGTTTATAATGGAACGAAGCTCTGCTGAGGTGTACGACGTGCAGGCAGGGAAGTGGGACCTCCTGGCAAGGATGTGGCAACTAGATATCCCACCTAATCAAATTGTGGCCCTTGGCGGGAGACTGTTCAGCTCCGGCGACTGCTTAAAAGCTTGGAAAGGTCACATAGAAGCATATGATGGGAGGCTTAATATGTGGGATGTGGTTGATGGGTCACATTTACAAACTCTCAATTCTGCTATTTCCACATCAGACGCCAACTCAGAAAATTGGTCACCAAGGCAACGGCTTTACCTCACAATGGCACCAATAGGGACCCATTTGTATTTCCTGGCAGGGTATCGGATGGCTGGGGAATTGTCACGTACGATCTCAATGGTTCATATTTTTGACACCTTAGCTAGAAGTGATGCATGGAGGAGCTTTGAACCGGTGGAAGAAGATGGAGAAAAGGAGCTGTGTAGCCATTGTTGTGTCgttcaaatttcttaa